From the Sinorhizobium garamanticum genome, one window contains:
- a CDS encoding ABC transporter ATP-binding protein — protein MSKAAEIDIASVSKVYGATTAVHAISLKIPAGSYCCFLGPSGCGKTSTLRMIAGHESISSGDIRLGNSVVTDFPPAKRGTAMMFQSYALFPHLDLVDNVAFSLKMKGVEKDERRAKALEMLKLMQMEAYATRRPAQLSGGQQQRVALARALITDPEALLLDEPLSALDPFLKIRMRAELKKLQKTLGITFVHVTHSQEEAMALADLIVIMNNGRIEQAAKPRTVFEKPATAFVARFMGDHNVLSGRVTKIEDGIVTLEVPEGQIFKVRDIAQEVGKPIDIGIRTDRVRLQPASEKSLGFQGVVSNVEYRGASVKITVLGAGSDDFTVIVSDADYFKKPVSVGDAVSLSWALEDVIPLGRLSA, from the coding sequence ATGTCCAAAGCAGCAGAGATCGATATCGCTTCCGTTTCCAAGGTCTACGGCGCGACCACCGCCGTCCATGCCATCAGCCTGAAGATTCCAGCCGGCAGTTATTGTTGCTTCCTCGGACCTTCCGGCTGCGGCAAGACATCGACGCTGCGCATGATTGCCGGTCACGAGAGCATTTCGTCCGGCGACATTCGCCTCGGCAACTCCGTGGTCACGGATTTTCCGCCGGCCAAACGCGGCACGGCGATGATGTTCCAGTCCTATGCGCTGTTCCCGCATCTCGATCTCGTCGACAACGTCGCCTTCAGCCTGAAGATGAAGGGCGTCGAGAAGGACGAGCGCCGGGCGAAGGCGCTGGAAATGCTCAAGCTGATGCAGATGGAGGCCTACGCGACGCGCCGCCCGGCGCAGCTTTCCGGCGGCCAGCAACAGCGCGTGGCGCTTGCCCGGGCGCTGATCACCGATCCGGAGGCGCTACTGCTCGACGAACCGCTTTCCGCGCTCGATCCCTTCCTGAAGATTCGGATGCGGGCGGAACTGAAGAAGCTGCAAAAGACGCTCGGCATCACCTTCGTGCACGTGACCCACAGCCAGGAAGAAGCGATGGCGCTCGCCGACCTGATCGTCATCATGAACAACGGCCGGATCGAGCAGGCGGCCAAGCCACGGACCGTCTTCGAGAAGCCGGCGACCGCCTTCGTCGCCCGCTTCATGGGCGACCATAACGTGCTTTCGGGCCGGGTAACGAAGATCGAAGACGGCATCGTGACGCTTGAGGTGCCTGAGGGCCAGATCTTCAAAGTGCGCGATATCGCGCAGGAGGTGGGCAAGCCGATTGACATCGGCATCCGCACCGACCGCGTGCGTCTCCAGCCGGCCTCGGAAAAGTCGCTCGGCTTCCAAGGCGTCGTCTCGAATGTCGAATATCGCGGCGCTTCCGTGAAGATCACCGTGCTCGGCGCCGGTAGCGACGACTTCACCGTGATCGTCTCCGACGCGGACTATTTCAAGAAACCGGTATCCGTCGGCGATGCGGTGTCCTTGAGCTGGGCCTTGGAGGACGTGATCCCTCTCGGCCGTCTTTCAGCATAG
- a CDS encoding aspartate/glutamate racemase family protein: MRILIVNPNTTISMTEKAAQAARAVAGHGTEIVAATSKNGPASIEGHYDGAIAVPGLLLEIRAAQVAGADAAIIACFDDTGLEAARTLAEIPVLGLCESAVITAALLAQRFTVVTTLERSRVLIENLVVRYGMGGRAKVRAADIPVLDLEDNASGALVKLKRQIELALAEDGAEAIVLGCAGMADLARTLQREYGVPVVDGVSAAVKQAEALVSQGLTTSKRGSYAAPLAKPYTGSMQAFAPESAGP, encoded by the coding sequence ATGCGCATTCTGATCGTCAATCCGAACACCACCATCTCGATGACGGAAAAGGCTGCGCAAGCAGCGCGCGCCGTCGCCGGACATGGGACGGAAATCGTCGCGGCAACCTCCAAGAACGGTCCGGCCTCGATCGAGGGGCACTATGACGGCGCAATCGCCGTGCCAGGCCTGCTTCTCGAAATCCGCGCGGCACAGGTAGCCGGCGCCGACGCCGCCATCATCGCCTGTTTCGATGACACCGGCCTCGAGGCCGCGCGCACCCTCGCCGAGATTCCCGTGCTGGGGCTTTGCGAATCCGCCGTGATAACGGCCGCGCTTCTGGCCCAACGCTTCACCGTCGTCACCACGCTGGAGCGCTCCCGCGTTCTCATCGAAAACCTCGTCGTGCGCTACGGCATGGGTGGCCGCGCAAAGGTTCGCGCCGCCGATATTCCGGTGCTCGACCTCGAGGACAACGCGTCCGGCGCACTCGTCAAGCTTAAGCGCCAGATCGAACTCGCGCTTGCCGAGGACGGAGCCGAGGCGATCGTTCTCGGCTGCGCCGGCATGGCCGATCTGGCGCGGACCCTGCAGCGCGAATACGGCGTGCCGGTCGTCGATGGCGTCTCGGCGGCGGTCAAGCAAGCGGAGGCGCTCGTCTCGCAGGGCCTTACGACCAGCAAGCGCGGCTCCTATGCCGCGCCGCTTGCAAAACCCTATACCGGATCGATGCAGGCCTTCGCGCCGGAATCAGCCGGCCCCTGA
- a CDS encoding ABC transporter permease, with amino-acid sequence MTAITTSGEIKASKAPRSLAAPQWLIAYLQATPLLLILGFFFILPILTIFVVSFWDYDFAGLYPDFLTMNYTDTLGSWVTWKTYLNTLKFTAITWALTLVIGFWVAYFLAFHIRTTTMQMVLFLVCTVPFLTSNIIRMISWIPVLGRNGLVNSTLIELGIIPEPIEWLLYSDFAVVLAMVHLNTLFMVTPIFNTLMRIDRSLIEAARDCGATGWQILWNVILPLAKPGMAIGSIFVVTLVMADFSTVQVMSGGQSASVALMMKNQMSLLQYPAAAANAVVLLIVVLLMVAAILRVVDIRKEL; translated from the coding sequence ATGACAGCCATCACAACCTCAGGCGAGATCAAGGCGAGCAAGGCACCACGCTCCCTCGCCGCACCACAATGGCTGATCGCTTATCTCCAAGCGACACCCCTCCTCCTGATCCTCGGCTTCTTCTTCATCCTGCCGATCCTGACCATCTTCGTCGTCAGTTTCTGGGACTACGACTTCGCGGGCCTCTACCCCGATTTCCTGACAATGAACTACACCGACACTCTCGGCTCGTGGGTGACGTGGAAGACCTATCTCAACACGCTGAAATTCACCGCGATCACCTGGGCGCTGACGCTCGTGATCGGCTTCTGGGTCGCCTATTTCCTCGCCTTCCACATCCGCACGACGACGATGCAGATGGTGCTTTTCCTCGTCTGCACCGTGCCGTTCCTCACCTCCAACATCATCCGTATGATCTCCTGGATCCCGGTTCTCGGTCGCAACGGCCTCGTCAACTCGACACTGATCGAACTCGGCATCATCCCTGAGCCGATCGAATGGCTGCTCTATTCCGATTTCGCCGTCGTTCTCGCCATGGTGCATCTCAACACGCTGTTCATGGTGACGCCGATCTTCAACACGCTGATGCGCATCGACCGCTCGCTGATCGAAGCCGCGCGCGACTGCGGCGCGACTGGTTGGCAGATCCTCTGGAACGTCATTCTGCCTTTGGCAAAGCCCGGCATGGCAATCGGCTCGATCTTCGTCGTGACGCTGGTGATGGCGGATTTTTCCACCGTGCAGGTCATGTCCGGCGGGCAGAGCGCATCGGTGGCGCTGATGATGAAGAACCAGATGTCGCTGCTGCAGTATCCGGCGGCAGCCGCCAACGCCGTCGTGCTGCTGATCGTCGTGCTTTTGATGGTCGCCGCGATCCTCCGGGTCGTCGATATCCGCAAGGAGCTCTGA
- a CDS encoding ABC transporter permease: MSHERRTLEFYVLAAFFALFVLFLYGPLSAVLILSFQGPDGGLTFPLNGVSTRWFYNLFEKQAVGDFGASFRRSFTLGLMVMIVNVVVALLAGLAFRHRFRGSTMLFYVTVASLVVPSIIISLGIGAVFQQFGLKPAWYSSGFGAHLTWTLPFGVLIMFAVFNRFSPAYEEAARDLGATPWQTFRHVVLPMIAPSLIGVGLFGFTLSYDEFARTLMTSGSYNTLPLEIYGMTTNVTTPVLYALGTVTTLFSFTIILVALAIILVLRRRQAKIS, encoded by the coding sequence ATGAGCCACGAAAGACGGACCTTGGAATTCTATGTGCTGGCGGCCTTCTTTGCGCTGTTCGTGCTGTTCCTTTACGGACCGTTGTCAGCGGTCCTGATCCTCTCCTTCCAGGGGCCGGACGGCGGTCTCACTTTTCCGCTGAACGGGGTTTCGACGCGCTGGTTCTACAACCTCTTCGAAAAGCAGGCTGTTGGCGATTTCGGCGCCTCGTTTCGCCGGTCCTTCACGCTCGGGCTTATGGTCATGATCGTCAACGTCGTCGTGGCGCTCTTGGCGGGGCTCGCCTTCCGCCACCGCTTCCGCGGTTCGACGATGCTCTTCTACGTGACGGTCGCAAGCCTCGTCGTGCCCTCGATCATCATTTCGCTCGGCATCGGCGCCGTCTTCCAGCAGTTCGGGCTGAAGCCCGCCTGGTATTCTTCAGGCTTCGGCGCGCATCTCACCTGGACACTGCCCTTCGGCGTCCTCATCATGTTCGCGGTCTTCAACCGCTTCTCGCCCGCCTATGAGGAAGCCGCCCGCGACCTCGGCGCAACGCCATGGCAGACCTTCCGTCATGTCGTACTGCCGATGATCGCGCCGAGCCTGATCGGCGTCGGTCTCTTCGGCTTTACCCTCTCCTATGACGAGTTCGCCCGCACGCTGATGACGTCCGGCAGCTACAATACGCTGCCGCTCGAAATCTACGGCATGACAACCAACGTGACGACGCCGGTGCTCTACGCCCTCGGCACGGTCACGACACTCTTCTCCTTCACCATCATCCTCGTCGCGCTCGCCATCATCCTCGTGCTCAGGCGCCGGCAGGCAAAGATAAGCTGA
- a CDS encoding alpha-2-macroglobulin family protein, with protein sequence MRAFVGLSTLLFTLVSLGSPAAAAETNRTVEITQDGDYFGFDLRTEQNVSLQQCETACIADQACRAFTYNPKVKWCFLKADFNQLNTFKGAIAGKVVETGGDEPDIGAPPRLSFISDDLWQQARDVKANLALTEDQQGFGVNGLIEAARSELTAGNIENALKGFRGALAITPDDGELWLETARAANRITGNTEIAGQAALAALNGYQLTRTTQSRADALAVLAKSLENTENYRAALNAYKASLELVQAKTVETAYLDLRARQGFRVTEHTIDADSASPRACVQFSEQLVKNGADYASFVTLDGKAPKAVEAKGNEICVEGLSHGQRYKLVLRQGLPSSVDEVIETPVSLDIYVKDRSPMVRFTGDSFVLPSTARRGIPIVSVNTESANLKLYRIGDRGISSLLTSSQFLTQIDGYSEERIKDESGELVWQGSIDIATELNKEVVTSFPVDEALPQRKPGVYVLTAVSATGLSQDWDARATQWFVVSDIGISTYAGTDGLTVFARSLATAKPLDGVELQLIAKNNEVLGTATSDAEGKATFAAGLMRGTASMTPAVITAKKSEADYVFLDMTRAGFDLSDRGVTGRAAPGAIDLFAWTERGIYRVGETVHAAALARDVNGAAIENLPLTFVFLRPDGVEDRRMVSNGGKLGGHTLDLPIPENAMRGTWTMQIFADPKGAAIGEKQFLVDDFVPDRTEFDLTSEAKEITIGTPVQVAVDGRFLYGAPAAGLTLDGEVSIKPTRESAAFKGYFFGLADEEASEDTRLPLEALEPLDENGKSVFDVDLTEVPSTTQLLNANVTVRMREAGGRAVERSLTLPVKPEGPMVGIKPEFSGDLAENSVGRFHVIAVGEDGAKIPMPGLLWKLISVERNYQWYRDGSAWKYEPVISTKQVANGTVDVTADGAEIAVPVGWGRYRLEIETAAIDGPASSVEFEAGWYVEASSTETPDGLEIALDKENYAIGETARLKVSPRFAGELLITVGTESLITTKTATIAETGGEVELPVTAEWGAGAYITATLYRPGDAQESRMPMRAIGVKWLAVDPAERKLAVALDAPETAQPRRPLDINLKVRGAGANEDAYVTIAAVDVGILNLTRYEAPDPDGWYFGQRQLGLEIRDLYGRLIDGSLGATGRLRTGGDGGQMPLQGSPPTEKLVAFFSGPVKLDADGEAKVSFDIPQFNGTARVMAVTWTKSGVGHAAKDVVIRDPVVVTASLPKFLAPGDRTELRLDIANTDAPAGDYQLQVTTNGPVTVEQTGAETVHLDAGAKTAVTLPLTGQYPGNGVVTVALSNASGLSIEQALDVPVRPAALPVTQRQVVNIAAGSSLTVDDQLLADSLLQGASVSLNVTRSAAFDIPALLMTLDRYPYGCAEQTTSRALPLLYLSELAKQSGLADDGEVTKRVQEAIYSVLAYQSSSGSFGLWSPGSGDLWLDAYVSDFLTRAREQKYDVPEQAMVQALENLQNALSYETNVKDRGNEIAYALYVLARNRKAAISDLRYYADTMLDDFPTPLAKAHIAAALALYGDAARSQDIFAASLNMSTGSGLVKVSLARSDYGSSLRDDAAVVALAAESRPVPPIIPELSKIVAREWQQAQYTSTQEQTWMLLAARAIQGGDEDMKLDINGAARTGSYAARITGDALIEHPVVIRNNGADAVSAVVTTVAAPAQPLSAGGDGFTIERTYYTLDGAEANVSEARQNERYVVVLKVTESNDWPSRVLINDLLPAGFEIDNPSLVDSAQLTNFEWIGEVEAAHTEFRSDRFVAAFDRLTGDNREITLAYVVRAVTPGTYDHPAASVEDMYRPQFSARTATGRMEVLAAQ encoded by the coding sequence ATGCGCGCGTTTGTCGGCCTTTCCACCCTTCTTTTTACGCTCGTCTCCCTCGGCTCGCCTGCCGCCGCGGCTGAAACGAACCGCACAGTCGAGATCACGCAGGACGGCGACTATTTCGGATTCGATCTCCGCACCGAGCAGAACGTCTCGCTTCAGCAGTGCGAGACCGCCTGCATCGCCGACCAGGCCTGCCGCGCTTTCACCTACAATCCAAAGGTGAAGTGGTGCTTCCTGAAAGCCGACTTCAATCAGTTGAACACCTTCAAGGGGGCGATCGCCGGCAAGGTCGTCGAGACCGGCGGCGACGAGCCCGATATCGGCGCGCCGCCGCGCCTCTCTTTCATCTCAGACGATCTTTGGCAGCAGGCGCGTGACGTCAAGGCGAACCTTGCGCTCACGGAGGATCAGCAAGGTTTCGGCGTCAACGGCCTGATCGAAGCAGCGCGGAGCGAGTTGACAGCGGGCAACATCGAGAACGCCCTGAAGGGCTTTCGCGGGGCGCTGGCGATTACGCCGGACGACGGCGAATTGTGGCTGGAGACGGCGCGTGCAGCCAACCGGATCACCGGCAACACTGAGATCGCCGGCCAGGCAGCGCTTGCCGCCCTCAACGGCTATCAACTGACCCGCACGACCCAGAGCCGGGCAGACGCGCTCGCAGTTCTCGCCAAATCGCTCGAAAACACGGAGAACTATCGCGCCGCGCTCAACGCCTACAAGGCGAGCCTCGAACTCGTGCAGGCGAAGACGGTCGAAACGGCCTATCTCGACCTCAGGGCGCGGCAGGGTTTCCGCGTCACTGAACACACGATCGACGCCGACAGCGCCAGCCCGCGCGCCTGCGTCCAGTTCTCCGAGCAGCTTGTCAAGAATGGAGCGGACTATGCCTCATTCGTCACTCTCGACGGCAAGGCCCCCAAGGCGGTCGAGGCCAAGGGCAACGAGATCTGCGTCGAGGGCCTGTCCCATGGGCAGCGCTACAAGCTTGTGCTGAGACAGGGCCTGCCCTCCTCCGTCGACGAAGTCATCGAAACGCCCGTCAGCCTCGATATCTATGTGAAGGATCGCTCGCCGATGGTGCGCTTCACCGGCGACAGCTTCGTGCTGCCGTCGACCGCACGGCGCGGTATTCCGATCGTCTCGGTCAACACCGAGAGCGCCAACCTCAAGCTCTATCGCATCGGTGATCGCGGCATCTCTTCGCTGCTGACGAGCTCGCAGTTCCTGACGCAGATCGACGGCTACAGCGAAGAGCGCATCAAGGACGAGAGCGGCGAACTGGTCTGGCAGGGCAGCATCGACATCGCCACCGAACTCAACAAGGAAGTGGTGACCAGCTTCCCGGTGGATGAAGCGTTGCCTCAACGCAAGCCCGGCGTCTACGTGCTGACGGCAGTCTCGGCGACCGGCCTCAGTCAGGATTGGGACGCCCGCGCCACCCAGTGGTTCGTGGTCTCCGACATCGGCATCTCGACCTACGCCGGCACGGATGGGCTCACTGTCTTTGCCCGTTCGCTCGCCACCGCCAAGCCGCTCGACGGCGTCGAACTGCAACTCATTGCGAAGAACAATGAAGTGCTGGGCACCGCAACGAGCGATGCGGAGGGCAAAGCGACATTTGCCGCCGGCCTGATGCGCGGCACGGCGAGCATGACGCCCGCCGTCATCACCGCGAAGAAGAGCGAGGCGGATTACGTCTTCCTCGACATGACTCGCGCCGGCTTCGATCTTTCCGACCGCGGTGTCACCGGCCGTGCGGCGCCCGGCGCGATCGACCTTTTCGCCTGGACCGAACGCGGCATCTATCGCGTCGGCGAGACGGTGCATGCGGCAGCGCTTGCCCGCGACGTGAACGGCGCGGCGATCGAGAACTTGCCGCTCACCTTCGTGTTCCTGCGCCCGGATGGCGTCGAGGACCGGCGTATGGTCAGCAATGGCGGCAAGCTCGGCGGCCACACGCTCGACCTGCCGATTCCGGAAAACGCAATGCGCGGCACCTGGACCATGCAGATCTTCGCCGATCCGAAAGGGGCCGCGATCGGCGAAAAGCAATTCCTCGTCGACGACTTCGTACCGGACCGCACCGAGTTCGATCTGACGAGCGAGGCAAAGGAGATCACTATTGGCACGCCGGTGCAGGTCGCGGTCGATGGCCGCTTTCTCTATGGCGCACCCGCGGCCGGGCTGACGCTCGATGGCGAAGTCTCGATCAAGCCGACGCGCGAGAGCGCCGCCTTCAAGGGGTACTTCTTCGGCCTTGCCGACGAGGAGGCGAGCGAAGACACGCGCCTGCCGCTCGAGGCGTTGGAGCCGCTGGACGAGAACGGCAAATCCGTTTTTGACGTCGATCTGACCGAGGTTCCCTCGACGACACAATTGCTCAATGCCAATGTCACCGTGCGCATGCGGGAAGCCGGTGGCCGCGCCGTGGAGCGTTCGCTGACACTGCCGGTCAAGCCGGAAGGGCCGATGGTCGGCATCAAGCCGGAATTTTCGGGCGACCTTGCCGAAAACTCGGTCGGGCGGTTCCACGTGATTGCGGTCGGGGAGGACGGCGCGAAAATACCGATGCCGGGCCTTCTCTGGAAGCTGATCAGCGTCGAACGCAATTACCAATGGTATCGGGACGGGAGTGCCTGGAAATACGAGCCGGTCATCTCCACGAAACAGGTGGCGAACGGCACCGTCGACGTGACCGCAGACGGTGCCGAGATCGCCGTGCCCGTCGGCTGGGGTCGCTACCGCCTCGAGATCGAGACGGCTGCGATCGACGGTCCTGCCTCCAGCGTCGAGTTCGAAGCCGGCTGGTATGTCGAAGCAAGCTCGACCGAAACGCCGGACGGGCTCGAGATCGCGCTCGACAAGGAGAACTACGCGATCGGCGAGACTGCGAGACTCAAGGTCTCACCGCGCTTTGCTGGCGAATTGCTAATCACGGTCGGCACGGAAAGCCTGATCACGACGAAGACGGCGACGATTGCCGAGACGGGCGGCGAGGTGGAATTGCCCGTGACCGCCGAGTGGGGTGCCGGCGCTTATATTACCGCGACGCTTTATCGGCCTGGTGATGCCCAGGAAAGCCGCATGCCGATGCGAGCCATCGGCGTCAAGTGGCTCGCCGTCGATCCGGCGGAGCGCAAGCTAGCGGTCGCGCTCGATGCGCCGGAGACGGCGCAACCGCGCCGGCCCCTTGATATCAACCTCAAGGTGCGAGGGGCAGGCGCGAACGAGGACGCTTACGTCACAATCGCCGCCGTCGATGTCGGCATTTTGAACCTCACGCGCTATGAAGCACCCGATCCGGACGGCTGGTACTTCGGCCAAAGGCAGCTCGGCCTCGAAATCCGCGACCTCTACGGACGCTTGATCGACGGCTCGCTCGGCGCCACCGGCCGGTTGCGCACCGGCGGCGACGGCGGGCAAATGCCGCTGCAGGGCAGCCCGCCGACCGAAAAGCTGGTTGCCTTCTTCTCAGGACCGGTGAAGCTCGATGCCGACGGAGAGGCGAAGGTCAGCTTCGATATCCCGCAGTTCAACGGCACGGCGCGAGTCATGGCCGTTACCTGGACGAAATCCGGCGTCGGCCATGCGGCCAAGGACGTCGTGATCCGCGATCCGGTCGTGGTGACCGCAAGCCTGCCGAAGTTCCTGGCTCCCGGAGACCGCACCGAACTGAGACTCGACATCGCCAACACTGATGCACCTGCCGGCGACTACCAATTGCAGGTGACGACCAACGGCCCCGTAACGGTGGAGCAGACCGGCGCCGAAACCGTGCATCTTGACGCCGGCGCCAAGACCGCCGTGACGCTGCCGCTGACGGGCCAATATCCCGGAAACGGGGTCGTCACCGTGGCACTTTCCAACGCCTCCGGCCTGTCGATCGAGCAGGCGCTGGACGTTCCGGTCCGCCCGGCCGCCTTGCCGGTCACCCAGCGGCAGGTGGTCAACATCGCCGCCGGCAGCAGCCTGACGGTGGATGATCAGTTGCTTGCCGACAGTTTGCTGCAGGGTGCGTCCGTCAGCCTCAACGTCACGCGCTCGGCCGCCTTCGATATTCCGGCACTCTTGATGACGCTCGACCGCTATCCCTATGGCTGCGCGGAACAGACGACGAGCCGTGCCCTACCTCTGCTCTATCTTAGCGAACTCGCGAAACAGTCCGGCCTTGCCGACGATGGCGAGGTGACGAAGCGCGTGCAGGAAGCGATCTACAGCGTGCTCGCCTACCAATCCTCCTCCGGCAGCTTCGGCCTCTGGAGCCCCGGTTCAGGCGATCTCTGGCTCGACGCCTATGTGAGCGATTTCCTGACGCGGGCGCGCGAGCAGAAATATGACGTGCCCGAACAGGCGATGGTGCAGGCGCTCGAGAATCTCCAGAATGCGCTGAGCTACGAAACCAACGTCAAGGACCGCGGCAACGAGATCGCCTATGCGCTCTATGTGCTCGCCCGCAATCGCAAGGCCGCGATCAGCGACCTTCGCTATTACGCCGACACGATGCTCGACGATTTCCCGACGCCGCTCGCCAAGGCGCATATCGCCGCGGCACTGGCGCTCTACGGCGATGCGGCGCGCTCGCAGGATATCTTCGCGGCATCCTTGAACATGTCGACCGGTTCCGGTCTCGTCAAAGTCAGCCTTGCCCGGTCCGACTATGGCTCGTCGCTGCGCGACGACGCCGCTGTGGTGGCACTCGCGGCCGAAAGCCGCCCCGTCCCGCCGATCATTCCGGAGCTTTCCAAAATCGTCGCGCGGGAGTGGCAGCAGGCGCAATATACGAGCACGCAGGAACAGACCTGGATGCTGCTCGCGGCACGCGCGATCCAGGGCGGCGACGAGGATATGAAACTCGACATCAACGGCGCGGCGCGCACCGGGAGCTACGCCGCTCGCATCACCGGGGATGCCCTCATCGAGCACCCGGTCGTCATTCGCAACAACGGTGCCGACGCGGTCTCCGCCGTGGTGACGACCGTTGCCGCCCCGGCTCAGCCGTTGTCGGCCGGCGGTGATGGCTTCACGATCGAGCGCACCTACTACACGCTCGACGGCGCCGAGGCCAATGTCAGCGAAGCGCGGCAGAACGAGCGTTATGTCGTCGTGCTCAAGGTCACCGAAAGCAACGACTGGCCGTCGCGCGTGCTGATCAACGATCTGTTGCCGGCCGGTTTCGAGATCGACAATCCGAGCCTTGTCGACAGCGCGCAGCTCACGAACTTCGAATGGATCGGCGAGGTGGAGGCCGCCCATACCGAGTTCCGCAGCGACCGCTTTGTGGCGGCCTTCGATCGGTTGACCGGCGACAACCGGGAGATCACGCTTGCCTATGTGGTGCGCGCGGTAACGCCCGGCACCTATGACCATCCGGCCGCAAGCGTCGAGGACATGTACCGGCCGCAGTTCTCGGCGCGCACCGCGACCGGGCGCATGGAGGTGCTGGCAGCCCAGTAA
- a CDS encoding ABC transporter substrate-binding protein produces MTTEANSLKAQKGISRRSLLKTGAAAVGAIAGSGAITGFPTIWAQNPITLRQFGTGVSNINAIAEKCKQDLGITLEMTATDSDAAAQRAVTQPDSYDIADIEYWIAKKVYPSGVMQPMDVSKIKYYDKIVPLFINGKLKPDSVIAQGTAPHTVGFVEAQDSKTFVKEPTQWMTLIPTIYNADTLGIRPDLVGREITTWADIMDPAFKGKAAILNIPSIGIMDAAMIMEAMGKIKYADKGNMTTDEIDQTIDFLIKAKQDGQFRAFWKSFDESVNLMASGEVVIQSMWSPAVAAVRSKGIACKYQPLKEGYRAWGGGLGLAAHLQGAQLDAAYEYINWYLSGWVGAYLNRQGYYSAAMETAKAHMSEDEWGFWVEGKPAKGDILSPEGKVMEKAGAVRDGGSFEERMGKVACWNSVMDEDRYMVRRWNEFIAA; encoded by the coding sequence ATGACAACCGAAGCCAATTCACTGAAAGCTCAAAAGGGTATCTCCCGTCGCTCGCTGCTTAAGACGGGCGCTGCCGCCGTCGGCGCCATCGCCGGATCCGGCGCCATCACCGGCTTCCCGACCATCTGGGCGCAGAACCCGATCACGCTCCGCCAGTTCGGCACCGGCGTTTCGAACATCAACGCGATCGCCGAGAAGTGCAAACAGGACCTCGGCATCACGCTCGAAATGACGGCGACCGACTCCGACGCCGCCGCCCAGCGCGCCGTCACCCAGCCGGACTCCTACGACATCGCCGATATCGAATACTGGATCGCCAAGAAGGTCTACCCGAGCGGCGTCATGCAGCCGATGGATGTCTCGAAGATCAAGTATTACGACAAGATCGTGCCGCTCTTTATCAACGGCAAGCTTAAGCCCGACAGCGTGATAGCCCAGGGCACCGCGCCGCACACGGTCGGCTTCGTCGAAGCGCAGGACTCCAAGACCTTCGTCAAGGAGCCGACGCAGTGGATGACCCTCATCCCGACCATCTACAATGCCGACACGCTCGGCATCCGTCCGGACCTCGTCGGCCGCGAGATCACCACCTGGGCCGACATCATGGATCCGGCCTTCAAAGGTAAGGCGGCGATCCTCAACATCCCGTCGATCGGCATCATGGATGCCGCGATGATCATGGAGGCGATGGGCAAGATCAAATATGCCGACAAGGGCAACATGACGACGGACGAGATCGACCAAACGATCGATTTCCTCATCAAGGCCAAGCAGGACGGCCAATTCCGCGCCTTCTGGAAGTCCTTCGACGAGAGCGTCAACCTGATGGCCTCGGGCGAGGTCGTCATCCAGTCCATGTGGTCGCCGGCGGTCGCCGCCGTCCGCTCGAAGGGGATTGCCTGCAAGTACCAGCCGCTGAAGGAGGGCTATCGCGCCTGGGGCGGCGGCCTCGGCCTCGCCGCCCACTTGCAGGGCGCGCAGCTCGATGCGGCCTATGAATACATCAATTGGTATCTCTCCGGCTGGGTCGGCGCCTATCTCAACCGCCAGGGTTACTATTCCGCCGCCATGGAGACGGCAAAAGCGCATATGTCCGAGGACGAGTGGGGCTTCTGGGTCGAGGGCAAGCCGGCAAAGGGCGACATCCTCTCTCCAGAGGGCAAGGTCATGGAAAAGGCCGGCGCCGTCCGCGACGGCGGCTCGTTCGAGGAACGCATGGGCAAGGTCGCGTGCTGGAACTCCGTGATGGACGAGGACCGCTACATGGTTCGCCGCTGGAACGAGTTCATCGCGGCGTAA